Proteins co-encoded in one Vibrio aquimaris genomic window:
- a CDS encoding site-specific DNA-methyltransferase codes for MPILNWLNKDEAIATSKKCTYRLLEEVPELSYGDIDNENLLIQGDNLEALKALIPHYAGKVKCIFIDPPYNTKSAFEHYDDNIEHSKWLSLMYPRLELLRELLTEKGSIWITLDDNESHYFKVICDEIFGRKNFVGNIVWEKVYTPKNNGRAVSSDHDHVLVYAKSESWFKDGWNLVPRSDEQKGRFKNPDHDPKGPWRTYPLDVRTEDGARREKYRYEVTLPSGRKVKPALGRHWALPLESFQKAVEDGEIYFGKKGDAMPTKKAYLSEAKKGVIARSWWTYKEVSGNQDAKREILALFGDSGFITPKPEKLIERVLTIATNEHDLVLDSFLGSGTTAAVSHKMKRKYIGIEIGDHAKTHCQKRLKQVVDGEQGGISVTNNWQGGGGFRFYKLGEAVFDEYGCLNTDIKFPTLASHIWYLETKTPLGNTMDSPLLGVHNDTAYYLLYNGILGDRRPAGGNVLTSKVLNNLPDIDKHDRIVIYGESSRLGEARLKQANITFKQIPYDVGTL; via the coding sequence ATGCCCATTTTGAATTGGCTTAACAAAGACGAAGCGATAGCAACGTCTAAAAAATGTACATATAGGTTGCTGGAAGAAGTACCTGAACTTTCATATGGCGATATCGATAATGAAAACTTGTTGATTCAAGGTGATAACCTTGAAGCACTTAAAGCATTGATACCTCACTATGCTGGTAAAGTGAAATGTATATTTATCGACCCACCATATAACACTAAGTCTGCTTTCGAACATTACGATGATAATATTGAGCACAGCAAATGGTTATCACTTATGTATCCACGCTTAGAACTATTACGTGAGTTGCTTACAGAAAAGGGGAGTATTTGGATTACGCTAGATGATAATGAATCACATTATTTTAAAGTAATATGTGATGAAATTTTTGGGCGAAAAAACTTCGTCGGAAATATTGTTTGGGAAAAGGTCTACACACCTAAAAATAACGGAAGAGCTGTTAGTTCAGACCACGATCATGTATTAGTGTACGCAAAATCAGAATCTTGGTTTAAGGATGGATGGAATTTAGTACCAAGGTCTGATGAACAAAAAGGACGGTTTAAGAACCCTGATCACGATCCTAAAGGACCTTGGAGAACCTATCCGCTGGATGTGAGAACTGAAGACGGTGCTAGAAGAGAAAAATATAGGTACGAAGTAACGTTGCCATCAGGTAGAAAGGTAAAACCAGCGCTCGGTAGACATTGGGCACTCCCCCTAGAATCATTTCAAAAAGCTGTAGAAGACGGCGAAATATATTTCGGTAAAAAAGGGGATGCTATGCCCACTAAAAAAGCTTACCTAAGTGAAGCAAAGAAAGGGGTGATAGCTAGGAGTTGGTGGACATACAAGGAAGTTTCTGGCAACCAAGATGCAAAGCGAGAAATCTTAGCATTATTCGGTGACTCAGGTTTTATTACTCCTAAACCAGAAAAACTTATTGAACGTGTTCTTACGATAGCCACAAATGAACACGACCTTGTACTTGACTCATTCTTAGGTTCAGGAACTACTGCTGCTGTTTCGCATAAAATGAAACGCAAATACATAGGTATAGAAATCGGTGACCATGCTAAAACTCACTGTCAAAAGCGTCTGAAGCAGGTTGTTGATGGAGAGCAGGGTGGCATATCTGTAACCAATAACTGGCAAGGCGGTGGCGGTTTCCGCTTCTATAAACTAGGCGAAGCTGTATTCGACGAATATGGTTGCCTCAATACCGATATTAAGTTCCCAACATTGGCATCACATATCTGGTATTTGGAAACAAAAACACCACTCGGTAATACAATGGATAGCCCGTTACTGGGTGTTCATAACGATACCGCATACTATTTGCTCTATAACGGCATACTAGGTGATCGTCGTCCGGCAGGTGGCAATGTACTAACAAGCAAAGTGCTTAATAACTTACCAGACATCGACAAGCATGATCGCATCGTGATTTACGGTGAATCAAGCCGTTTAGGTGAGGCTCGCTTGAAGCAAGCGAACATCACTTTCAAGCAAATCCCTTATGACGTCGGCACTCTTTGA
- a CDS encoding HTH-like domain-containing protein produces the protein MNKMIREEIKKALALAPRNGFMAELHLQSIKYADELQNITAKEFCEEVGLKPSYGTEFSKMRNLTSRLKQAGLDVDKI, from the coding sequence ATGAACAAAATGATCAGAGAAGAAATTAAGAAAGCACTTGCCTTAGCTCCACGGAACGGCTTTATGGCTGAGCTGCATTTGCAGTCGATTAAATATGCTGATGAGCTTCAAAACATCACCGCGAAAGAGTTTTGCGAAGAAGTCGGTCTCAAGCCAAGTTATGGCACCGAATTTAGCAAAATGAGAAACCTTACCAGCCGATTGAAACAAGCTGGCTTAGACGTAGATAAGATTTAG